From a region of the Tenggerimyces flavus genome:
- a CDS encoding HNH endonuclease signature motif containing protein: MESTTCSNTTGTADGASAWSMSDADLATALLDNATQLNQLQGQQLELIREADARNLAVTAGAANTAQWVAGKLRVPTAEAGAMVKLASHLDAELPATAQALARGEISLPQVRVISRVVQMLPSHIATPELRSEVEATLLKNAAIFDPKVLSKVGNRLLETVAPDLADQVLELKLKQEEASAERDRFLRMSFDETSGTWRVTARLPKLVGERLKLVLDPLAAPQPGPDGRDTRFPEQRNVDALDEACRRLLAERLVPSHGGNPTQLVVTLTNTGGRTLHTGIELSRKLVDQLMCEADLTYLVKPEDQPGRVSLLTDAQQRLFQGKLRRLLELRDGGCAFPGCDRPPGWCHAHHVVPWSKGGPTTRDNGVLLCGYHHRLIHQGTWQVRIARDGLPEFLLPDWIDPQRRPLRNHRLTPAA, translated from the coding sequence ATGGAATCGACCACCTGCTCGAACACCACCGGTACCGCCGATGGTGCTTCGGCGTGGTCGATGTCCGACGCCGACCTCGCCACCGCACTCCTCGACAACGCCACCCAGCTGAACCAACTTCAAGGCCAGCAGCTCGAGCTCATCCGCGAAGCCGACGCCCGCAACCTCGCCGTCACCGCGGGCGCGGCGAACACCGCGCAATGGGTCGCCGGCAAGCTCCGAGTCCCGACGGCCGAGGCGGGTGCGATGGTGAAGCTGGCCTCTCATCTCGACGCCGAGTTGCCGGCGACCGCGCAGGCGCTTGCGCGCGGCGAGATTTCTCTTCCACAGGTGCGGGTGATCTCGCGGGTGGTGCAGATGCTGCCCTCCCACATCGCCACCCCGGAGCTGCGCTCGGAGGTGGAGGCGACCCTGCTGAAGAATGCCGCCATCTTCGACCCCAAAGTCTTGTCGAAGGTCGGGAACAGGCTCTTGGAGACCGTCGCTCCGGACCTTGCTGACCAGGTCCTGGAGTTGAAGCTCAAACAAGAAGAAGCCAGCGCCGAACGGGACCGGTTCCTCCGCATGTCCTTCGACGAGACGTCAGGGACATGGCGGGTCACCGCCCGGCTCCCCAAACTCGTCGGGGAACGACTCAAACTGGTCCTCGACCCGCTCGCCGCACCCCAGCCCGGACCCGACGGACGTGACACCCGGTTCCCCGAACAGCGCAATGTGGATGCTTTGGATGAGGCCTGCCGCCGGTTGTTGGCCGAGCGGTTGGTGCCCTCTCACGGTGGGAACCCGACCCAGTTGGTGGTAACCCTCACGAACACGGGTGGGCGGACCCTGCACACCGGGATCGAACTGTCCCGCAAACTCGTCGACCAGCTCATGTGCGAAGCGGACCTCACCTACTTGGTGAAGCCCGAGGACCAGCCCGGTCGGGTCAGTCTTCTGACCGATGCCCAGCAGCGACTCTTTCAAGGCAAGCTGCGCCGGTTGCTCGAGCTTCGTGATGGCGGGTGTGCGTTCCCCGGGTGTGATCGGCCCCCTGGTTGGTGTCACGCCCATCACGTGGTTCCCTGGAGCAAGGGCGGACCCACTACTCGGGACAACGGGGTTCTGCTCTGCGGGTATCACCACCGCCTGATCCATCAAGGTACGTGGCAGGTCCGCATCGCACGAGACGGATTACCCGAGTTCTTACTCCCCGACTGGATCGACCCCCAGCGACGACCACTCCGCAACCACCGCCTCACCCCGGCCGCCTAA
- a CDS encoding APC family permease, giving the protein MKLADLGKRLLVGRKLRSTQLHETLLPKRVALPVFASDALSSVAYAPDEIFITLSFAGMAAYAFSWKIGIAVGFVMLVVVASYRQNVQAYQSGGGDYEVATVNLGKSAGLTVASALLVDYVLTVAVSISSAAQYVATAIGPLRGHETTIAVVATLLVMTVNLRGIKESGVAFAVPTYLFMFAILGMAAWGFIRYFFGDLPAAETAELQVAPEAQYEQGFTGLLAGFLILRTFASGCAALTGVEAISNGVPAFRKPKGKNAATTLLLLGTIAVAMGLAINVLGNIMGVRMAEDPATQLIRPDGTPVGEEYHQAPVISQLSQGIFDHFPIGFFIVAAVTGLILVLAANTAFNGFPVLGSILARDGYLPRQLHTRGDRLAFSNGIFLLAGFAILLIVAFNAEVTRLIQLYIVGVFVSFTISQTGMIRHWTRLLRTEQDGAKRRHMQRSRIINSVGLATTSTVLIVVLITKFIHGAWIAIAAMVGLFLLMRGIRRHYDRVAAEIAVEEGEEFTLPSRVHSVVLVSKLHRPALRALAFARAARPNVLEAVTVDVEPEETRRLVDEWDRRGVPVPLKVLASPYREISRPILEYVRSIRRGSPRDVVMVYIPEYVVGRWWEQVLHNQSALRLKGRLLFTPNVMVTSVPYQLQSSEIAKRRQERDNGDRRLANRPVAKLRGPRK; this is encoded by the coding sequence GTGAAGCTCGCAGATCTCGGCAAGCGGCTGCTCGTCGGCCGCAAGCTCCGCAGCACCCAGCTGCACGAGACGCTGTTGCCGAAGCGGGTCGCACTTCCGGTCTTCGCCAGCGACGCGCTCTCCTCCGTGGCGTACGCGCCGGACGAAATCTTCATCACGCTCTCGTTCGCCGGCATGGCCGCGTACGCGTTCTCCTGGAAGATCGGCATCGCGGTCGGCTTCGTCATGCTGGTCGTGGTCGCCTCGTACCGGCAGAACGTGCAGGCCTACCAGTCCGGTGGCGGCGACTACGAGGTCGCGACCGTCAACCTGGGCAAGTCGGCCGGGCTCACCGTCGCCAGCGCGCTGCTCGTCGACTACGTCCTCACCGTGGCGGTGTCGATCTCGTCCGCCGCCCAGTACGTCGCCACCGCGATCGGACCCCTGCGCGGGCACGAGACCACGATCGCGGTCGTCGCCACGCTCCTCGTGATGACCGTGAACCTGCGCGGCATCAAGGAGTCCGGCGTCGCGTTCGCCGTTCCGACGTACCTGTTCATGTTCGCGATCCTCGGCATGGCCGCCTGGGGGTTCATCCGGTACTTCTTCGGCGACCTGCCGGCGGCCGAGACCGCCGAACTGCAGGTGGCGCCGGAAGCCCAGTACGAGCAGGGCTTCACAGGGCTGCTCGCGGGGTTCCTGATCTTACGTACGTTCGCCTCCGGCTGCGCGGCGCTCACCGGCGTCGAGGCGATCAGCAACGGCGTACCCGCGTTCCGCAAGCCGAAGGGCAAGAACGCCGCCACCACGCTGCTCCTGCTCGGCACGATCGCGGTCGCCATGGGCCTCGCGATCAACGTGCTGGGCAACATCATGGGCGTCAGAATGGCCGAGGATCCGGCGACCCAGCTGATCCGGCCGGACGGCACGCCGGTCGGCGAGGAGTACCACCAGGCGCCGGTGATCAGCCAGCTGTCGCAGGGGATCTTCGACCACTTCCCCATCGGCTTCTTCATCGTCGCCGCGGTGACCGGACTGATCCTCGTGCTGGCAGCGAACACCGCGTTCAACGGCTTCCCCGTCCTCGGCTCGATCCTGGCCCGGGACGGTTACCTGCCCCGACAGCTGCACACCCGAGGCGACCGGCTCGCGTTCTCCAACGGCATCTTTCTCCTTGCGGGCTTCGCGATTCTGCTGATCGTCGCGTTCAACGCCGAGGTGACGCGGCTGATCCAGCTGTACATCGTCGGGGTGTTCGTCTCGTTCACGATCAGCCAGACCGGCATGATCCGGCACTGGACCAGGCTGCTGCGCACCGAGCAGGACGGTGCCAAGCGGCGGCACATGCAGCGCAGCCGGATCATCAACTCGGTCGGCCTCGCCACCACCAGCACGGTCCTGATCGTGGTGCTGATCACGAAGTTCATCCACGGCGCGTGGATCGCGATCGCGGCGATGGTCGGGCTGTTCCTGCTAATGCGCGGCATCCGGCGGCACTACGACCGGGTCGCTGCCGAGATCGCGGTCGAGGAGGGTGAGGAGTTCACGCTGCCCTCTCGGGTGCACTCGGTGGTCCTGGTGTCCAAGCTGCACCGGCCGGCGCTGCGGGCGCTGGCGTTCGCGCGGGCAGCGCGGCCGAACGTGCTCGAGGCCGTCACGGTCGACGTCGAACCCGAGGAGACGCGGCGGCTGGTGGACGAGTGGGACCGGCGCGGGGTGCCGGTGCCGCTGAAGGTGCTGGCGTCGCCGTACCGCGAGATCTCCCGGCCGATCCTCGAGTACGTCCGCTCGATCCGGCGGGGCAGCCCGCGCGACGTGGTGATGGTCTACATCCCCGAGTACGTCGTCGGCCGATGGTGGGAGCAGGTGCTGCACAACCAGAGCGCGCTGCGGCTGAAGGGGCGGCTGCTGTTCACGCCGAACGTGATGGTGACCAGCGTCCCGTACCAACTGCAGTCCTCGGAGATCGCCAAGCGGCGGCAGGAGCGAGACAACGGTGACCGTCGTCTCGCCAACCGCCCCGTGGCCAAACTTCGCGGTCCTCGCAAATAA
- a CDS encoding potassium channel family protein yields the protein MKVGAVHVVIMGCGRVGSTLARSLEDRGHSIAIVDQLPDAFRRLGPGFAGRTVTGMGFDRDVLIEAGIEDAGGFAAVSSGDNSNVISARIAREIFKIDNVVARIYDPGRAAVYQRLGIPTVATVTWTADQIIRRLLPEGSEPEWRDPTGTIRLAEIHVDPGWIGWRVRDLGKTSGARVAFLTRMGDGILPQPDTVIQDGDLVHVVMREDSIEYVERVFNSPPEEQP from the coding sequence ATGAAAGTAGGCGCCGTGCACGTCGTGATCATGGGGTGCGGCCGGGTCGGGTCGACGCTGGCCCGCAGCCTCGAGGACCGCGGCCACAGCATCGCGATCGTCGACCAGCTCCCCGACGCCTTCCGCCGGCTGGGGCCGGGCTTCGCCGGACGTACGGTCACCGGCATGGGTTTCGACCGCGACGTCCTGATCGAGGCGGGCATCGAGGATGCTGGCGGGTTCGCCGCCGTGTCGAGCGGTGACAACTCCAACGTGATCTCCGCCCGCATCGCGCGGGAGATCTTCAAGATCGACAACGTGGTCGCGCGCATCTACGACCCCGGCCGGGCGGCGGTCTACCAACGGCTCGGCATCCCGACCGTGGCGACGGTCACCTGGACGGCCGACCAGATCATCCGCCGGCTGCTGCCGGAGGGGTCGGAGCCGGAGTGGCGGGACCCGACCGGGACCATCCGACTCGCCGAGATCCACGTCGACCCGGGCTGGATCGGTTGGCGCGTACGGGACCTGGGCAAGACCTCCGGTGCGCGGGTCGCGTTCCTGACCCGGATGGGCGACGGGATCCTGCCGCAGCCGGACACCGTGATCCAGGACGGTGACCTCGTCCACGTGGTCATGCGCGAGGACAGCATCGAGTACGTCGAGCGGGTCTTCAACTCTCCGCCGGAGGAGCAGCCGTGA
- a CDS encoding potassium channel family protein — MRVVIAGAGAVGRSVASELLENGHEVLLVDRDPKAIKAEAVPDASWLLADACELSSLEEAQLNRCQVVIAASGDDKVNLVVSLLAKTEFGVPRVVARVNHPKNEWMFNESWGVDVAVSTPRIMAALVEEAVAVGDLVRLFTFQQGDANLVELTLPEDSPSIGKRVQDVSWPADVSLVTIVREGRVLVPTGETPLEGHDELLFVSIPEREHELQELLCPHDQAKTQPASR, encoded by the coding sequence GTGAGGGTCGTCATCGCCGGCGCGGGAGCCGTTGGCCGGTCGGTCGCCAGCGAGCTGTTGGAGAACGGCCACGAGGTGCTGTTGGTCGATCGCGATCCGAAGGCGATCAAGGCCGAGGCCGTACCCGACGCGTCCTGGTTGCTCGCGGACGCGTGTGAGCTGTCCTCGTTGGAAGAGGCGCAGCTGAACCGCTGCCAGGTGGTGATCGCGGCGAGCGGCGACGACAAGGTCAACCTGGTCGTGTCGTTGCTGGCGAAGACCGAGTTCGGCGTACCGCGTGTGGTGGCACGGGTGAACCACCCGAAGAACGAGTGGATGTTCAACGAGTCCTGGGGTGTCGACGTCGCGGTCTCGACGCCGCGCATCATGGCGGCGCTGGTCGAGGAGGCGGTGGCGGTCGGCGATCTCGTCCGGCTGTTCACGTTCCAGCAGGGCGACGCGAACCTCGTCGAGCTGACGTTGCCGGAGGACTCGCCGTCGATCGGCAAGCGGGTGCAGGACGTGTCGTGGCCGGCCGACGTGAGCCTGGTGACGATCGTCCGCGAAGGCAGGGTGCTGGTGCCGACGGGGGAGACCCCGCTGGAGGGCCACGACGAGCTGCTGTTCGTCTCGATACCCGAGCGCGAACACGAGCTCCAGGAGTTGCTCTGCCCGCACGACCAGGCGAAGACCCAGCCCGCGTCCCGGTAA
- a CDS encoding LLM class F420-dependent oxidoreductase — MDLRIFTEPQEGASYATLLAIAQKTEECGFDGFFRSDHYIAFGGSDGLPGPTDAWITLAGIARETSRIRLGTLVSPATFRLPGPLAIQVAQVDEMSGGRVELGLGTGWNAREHEAYGIPFPDKRFGLFEEQLAIITGLWESPVGKPFSYAGEHYQLDSSPGLPKPVQQPRPPIIIGGTGPKRTPALTAQYAQEFNVAAGSLERAKPAFDTVRAACAEVGRDADELVYSVWITTAAGRDDAEVARRAAAIGQDVPTMKQHGLAGTPGEIVDRLGQYAEIGASRVYLQIMDLSDLEHLEFIASDVIPQVS; from the coding sequence ATGGACTTGCGCATCTTCACCGAGCCCCAGGAAGGGGCCTCGTACGCGACGCTGCTCGCGATTGCCCAGAAGACCGAGGAGTGCGGCTTCGACGGGTTCTTCCGCTCCGACCACTACATCGCCTTCGGCGGCAGTGACGGGCTGCCGGGGCCGACGGACGCCTGGATCACGCTGGCCGGGATCGCGCGGGAGACGTCGCGGATCCGGCTCGGCACGTTGGTCAGCCCGGCCACGTTCCGGCTGCCCGGGCCGCTCGCCATCCAGGTCGCCCAGGTCGACGAGATGTCCGGCGGCCGGGTCGAGCTGGGCCTCGGGACCGGTTGGAACGCGCGCGAGCACGAGGCGTACGGGATCCCGTTCCCGGACAAGCGCTTCGGCCTGTTCGAGGAGCAGCTCGCGATCATCACCGGGCTGTGGGAGTCGCCGGTCGGCAAGCCGTTCAGCTACGCCGGCGAGCACTACCAGCTGGACTCCTCGCCCGGGCTGCCCAAGCCCGTACAGCAGCCGCGGCCCCCGATCATCATCGGCGGCACCGGCCCGAAGCGGACCCCGGCGCTGACGGCCCAGTACGCGCAGGAGTTCAACGTGGCGGCCGGCAGCCTCGAACGTGCCAAGCCCGCCTTCGACACCGTCCGTGCCGCGTGCGCCGAGGTGGGCCGCGACGCCGACGAGCTCGTCTACTCGGTCTGGATCACCACAGCCGCCGGCCGCGACGACGCCGAGGTCGCCCGCCGGGCCGCGGCGATCGGGCAGGACGTGCCGACGATGAAGCAGCACGGCCTCGCGGGCACGCCGGGAGAGATCGTCGACCGCCTCGGCCAGTACGCCGAGATCGGCGCCTCGCGCGTCTACCTGCAGATCATGGACCTGTCCGACCTCGAGCACCTCGAGTTCATCGCCTCCGACGTCATACCCCAGGTCTCCTGA
- a CDS encoding phytanoyl-CoA dioxygenase family protein, with protein MQRVVVPWESEVCAVVEARLVEEYRRDGVIGLPQLLSASDVAAVREEIASYVRDVVPGVPAGDVVFEADGTSVRNLWRMEVHSPFFAELGNRPSIVSAVSSLVGGEVELAAAETFNKPALHGSGVPQHQDNAYFCQTPPDMCTVWIAVDAATPENGSVQYARGTTGTLLPHKGSGIPGNSMVMAELQEFPASRVTTAVLSPGDAMVHHCQTVHWSTANTTNHPRCGLLLVYRAKHTSTDPALKENYRAAAEVFRQSQAAAG; from the coding sequence ATGCAACGTGTGGTGGTCCCCTGGGAGAGCGAGGTGTGCGCGGTGGTCGAGGCACGGTTGGTGGAGGAGTACCGGCGCGACGGGGTAATCGGACTCCCCCAGTTGCTGTCAGCATCGGACGTCGCGGCCGTCCGGGAGGAGATCGCTTCGTACGTGCGCGACGTCGTCCCCGGCGTGCCCGCTGGCGACGTGGTCTTCGAGGCGGACGGCACGTCAGTGCGGAACCTGTGGCGGATGGAGGTGCATTCGCCGTTCTTCGCCGAGCTCGGCAACCGCCCGTCCATCGTTTCGGCGGTGTCGTCGCTGGTGGGTGGCGAGGTGGAGCTGGCCGCGGCGGAGACGTTCAACAAGCCTGCCCTGCATGGGAGTGGAGTGCCGCAGCACCAGGACAACGCGTACTTCTGCCAGACGCCTCCGGACATGTGCACGGTGTGGATCGCGGTGGACGCGGCGACGCCGGAGAACGGGTCGGTGCAGTACGCCCGCGGAACGACGGGGACGCTGCTGCCGCACAAGGGGTCCGGGATCCCGGGCAACTCGATGGTGATGGCCGAGCTCCAGGAGTTCCCTGCCTCGCGGGTGACGACGGCGGTGCTGTCGCCGGGGGACGCGATGGTCCACCACTGTCAGACCGTGCACTGGAGCACGGCGAACACCACGAACCACCCCCGCTGCGGCCTGCTGCTCGTCTACCGGGCCAAGCACACCTCGACCGACCCCGCCCTGAAGGAGAACTACCGCGCCGCCGCCGAGGTCTTCCGGCAGTCCCAGGCGGCGGCGGGGTGA
- a CDS encoding YcnI family copper-binding membrane protein, giving the protein MFSSSTRRIAAFAAATVAGVVALAGTASAHVTVNPREADQGGYARLTFRVPNESETAGTVKVQVKFPLDTPLSSVRYKPHAGWKIDVVKSKLPKPVAVGDYDLTEAVSSITWTAESGVQIKPGEFDEFDVSVGPLPESESLAFPAVQTYSDGKVVNWSDAVKEGAEEPDHPAPTLALNPADAEGDGHGHGAGAAATESPVPATDQKPVANDTDVAASDGTARALGTAGLVVGVVGLALAAYAFLTTRRRNAA; this is encoded by the coding sequence ATGTTCTCCAGTTCCACCCGCCGGATCGCTGCCTTCGCGGCCGCGACCGTCGCCGGAGTGGTCGCCCTCGCCGGCACCGCCTCGGCCCACGTCACCGTCAACCCGCGCGAAGCCGACCAGGGCGGGTACGCCCGGCTCACGTTCCGCGTCCCGAACGAGTCCGAGACCGCTGGCACCGTGAAGGTCCAGGTCAAGTTCCCGCTCGACACCCCGCTCTCCTCGGTCCGTTACAAGCCGCACGCCGGCTGGAAGATCGACGTCGTCAAGTCCAAGCTGCCCAAGCCCGTGGCGGTGGGGGACTACGACCTCACCGAGGCGGTCAGCTCGATCACCTGGACGGCCGAGTCCGGCGTGCAGATCAAGCCGGGCGAGTTCGACGAGTTCGACGTGAGCGTCGGCCCGCTGCCCGAGTCGGAGTCGCTGGCGTTCCCGGCCGTTCAGACGTACTCCGACGGCAAGGTCGTCAACTGGAGCGATGCGGTGAAGGAAGGTGCCGAGGAGCCCGACCACCCGGCACCCACGCTCGCGCTGAACCCCGCCGACGCCGAGGGTGACGGCCATGGTCACGGGGCCGGCGCCGCGGCGACCGAGTCTCCCGTCCCCGCGACCGACCAGAAGCCGGTCGCCAACGACACCGACGTCGCGGCGAGCGACGGTACGGCCCGCGCGCTCGGTACCGCTGGCCTCGTGGTCGGCGTCGTCGGCCTGGCTCTAGCGGCGTACGCGTTCCTGACTACCCGCCGGAGGAACGCGGCCTGA
- a CDS encoding copper resistance CopC family protein, which yields MRVLQRIVVLIVAGLAMTMGATAPAWAHNELVSTTPEDKANVASAPTAVTLEFNDVVGKRFGFVSVTGPDGKQWNEGAFQVEGSTVTQPLRTLEPAGAYTVAWRVVSADGHPISGTFAFTLTAAGTTSAPPTTAPPTTAPTTEPPSTEPSAAASVGSSAPPSDGSASWPMMAGGLVLGAFVLVGLVVGIPALLRRRRESSVS from the coding sequence ATGCGGGTGCTGCAACGGATCGTGGTGCTCATCGTCGCCGGCCTGGCCATGACGATGGGCGCCACGGCGCCTGCCTGGGCGCACAACGAGCTGGTCTCCACGACACCCGAGGACAAGGCGAACGTCGCGAGCGCGCCCACTGCGGTGACGCTCGAGTTCAACGACGTCGTCGGGAAGAGGTTCGGGTTCGTCTCCGTCACCGGTCCGGACGGCAAGCAGTGGAACGAGGGCGCGTTCCAGGTCGAGGGTTCGACCGTCACCCAGCCGCTGCGCACGCTCGAGCCGGCCGGTGCGTACACGGTCGCCTGGCGCGTCGTGTCGGCCGACGGGCACCCGATCTCGGGCACGTTCGCGTTCACGCTCACGGCCGCGGGTACGACGTCGGCCCCGCCGACGACAGCCCCACCGACGACAGCGCCGACGACCGAGCCCCCCTCCACGGAACCTTCGGCGGCGGCCTCGGTCGGGTCGTCCGCCCCGCCCTCCGACGGAAGCGCCTCGTGGCCGATGATGGCTGGTGGGCTCGTGCTCGGCGCGTTCGTGCTCGTCGGGCTCGTGGTCGGGATCCCCGCACTCCTGCGCAGGCGAAGGGAATCGAGTGTCAGCTGA
- a CDS encoding cytochrome c oxidase assembly protein, which produces MSADARDGDRSTTATASGRTLMVVAAVVLGALLVLVLALIIGDGRPKASPVGVPDPGPLTGWGLPISRLAMDLCAIGALGSLLYAVVLAPSRKEELEGTAAKATRVAANFAWGWLAATIVLLLLTVSDFMAAPIGSTGFTTAITSVVVQTSQGRGLGLVAILVLVVASSARGIKTLNGAGLLLVLALAALLPPALTGHSADAANHDIATSSLLVHIVAATVWVGGLLAVIVFARKAADVLQTAAKRFSALALWCFIATGASGVVNAWVRLDAIPQLWESRYGWLVIGKSLALIGLGAFGFWHRRRTLVDLEAAKAGAFRRLAVVEVAVMAGAVALAVALARTPTPVPEERSISWSPGEAIIGRDLPPVTFDRILTLWRLDIVVLGIAATVLVLYFVGVVRLVRRGDKWPVGRSIALVAAVLLGTVVLTGGVATYAPALFSAHMVQHMTLTMLVPILLAMSAPITLALRALPPSGRSGGRGPREWILVLLHSRVARVLTHPVVALSLYILTLYGFYFSPLFETAMRSHAAHLVMHAHFLLVGSLYFWPIIGLDPMPRRLPPLGRMLMLFASIPFHAFFGVIVMSSSTLIGGDWYRALALPWANPVADQNLGGGIAWAAAEIPTLIVLGVVFFQWLRSDERAAARADRHGAADLAAYNARLAAIAEHDRRAANG; this is translated from the coding sequence GTGTCAGCTGACGCACGCGACGGTGACCGTTCGACCACGGCGACGGCCTCCGGCCGGACCCTCATGGTGGTCGCGGCCGTCGTCCTCGGTGCGCTGCTCGTCCTCGTTCTGGCGCTGATCATCGGCGACGGCCGACCCAAGGCGTCGCCGGTCGGCGTCCCCGACCCCGGCCCGCTGACGGGCTGGGGTCTGCCGATCTCGCGGCTCGCCATGGACCTGTGCGCAATCGGCGCGCTCGGGTCGCTGCTCTACGCGGTCGTGCTCGCTCCGTCCCGCAAGGAGGAGCTCGAGGGTACAGCCGCGAAGGCGACGCGCGTCGCCGCGAACTTCGCCTGGGGCTGGCTCGCGGCGACGATTGTCCTGCTGCTGTTGACGGTTTCGGACTTCATGGCGGCGCCGATCGGGTCGACCGGCTTCACGACAGCGATCACCAGCGTGGTGGTCCAGACGTCCCAGGGTCGCGGCCTCGGGCTGGTCGCGATCCTCGTCCTGGTCGTCGCGTCGTCCGCGCGTGGCATCAAGACGTTGAACGGTGCCGGCCTGCTGCTCGTACTCGCGCTGGCCGCGCTGCTGCCGCCGGCACTGACCGGACACTCCGCCGACGCGGCCAACCACGACATCGCGACGTCCAGCCTGCTGGTGCACATCGTCGCGGCCACGGTCTGGGTCGGCGGCCTGCTCGCCGTGATCGTGTTCGCGCGCAAGGCGGCCGACGTGCTGCAGACCGCGGCGAAGCGGTTCAGCGCGCTGGCGCTGTGGTGCTTCATCGCGACCGGCGCGTCCGGCGTCGTGAACGCGTGGGTGCGGCTCGACGCGATCCCACAGCTGTGGGAGAGCCGGTACGGCTGGCTCGTCATCGGCAAGTCGCTCGCGCTGATCGGCCTTGGTGCGTTCGGGTTCTGGCACCGGCGGCGGACGCTCGTCGACCTCGAAGCGGCCAAGGCGGGGGCGTTCCGCCGGCTCGCGGTGGTCGAGGTCGCCGTGATGGCAGGCGCGGTGGCACTGGCCGTCGCGTTGGCCCGTACGCCGACGCCGGTGCCGGAGGAACGGTCGATCAGCTGGTCGCCCGGCGAGGCGATCATCGGGCGCGACCTGCCGCCGGTGACGTTCGACCGGATCCTCACGCTGTGGCGTCTCGACATCGTCGTGCTGGGGATCGCTGCGACCGTATTGGTGCTGTACTTCGTCGGAGTCGTGCGGTTGGTGCGGCGCGGCGACAAGTGGCCAGTCGGCCGGTCGATCGCGTTGGTGGCTGCCGTTCTGCTCGGGACCGTCGTGCTGACGGGCGGGGTCGCGACGTACGCGCCGGCTCTGTTCAGCGCGCACATGGTGCAGCACATGACGTTGACGATGCTGGTGCCGATCCTGCTCGCGATGTCGGCGCCGATCACCCTTGCGCTGCGGGCACTTCCGCCGTCGGGGCGGTCGGGTGGGCGCGGTCCGCGGGAGTGGATCCTCGTCCTGCTGCACAGCCGGGTCGCGCGCGTGCTGACCCATCCCGTGGTCGCGCTGTCGCTGTACATCCTCACGTTGTACGGCTTCTACTTCTCGCCGCTGTTCGAGACCGCGATGAGGTCGCACGCGGCGCACCTGGTGATGCACGCACACTTCCTGCTGGTGGGGTCGCTGTACTTCTGGCCGATCATCGGCCTCGACCCGATGCCGCGGAGGCTGCCTCCGCTGGGCCGGATGCTGATGCTGTTCGCGTCGATCCCGTTCCACGCGTTCTTCGGCGTGATCGTGATGTCGAGCAGCACTTTGATCGGCGGCGACTGGTACCGCGCGCTCGCGCTGCCGTGGGCCAACCCGGTCGCCGACCAGAACCTCGGCGGCGGCATCGCCTGGGCGGCGGCGGAGATCCCGACGCTGATCGTGTTGGGCGTGGTGTTCTTCCAGTGGCTGCGTTCGGACGAACGTGCCGCCGCCCGCGCCGACCGCCACGGTGCCGCCGACCTCGCGGCGTACAACGCTCGCCTCGCCGCGATCGCCGAGCACGACCGGCGCGCGGCGAACGGCTGA
- a CDS encoding maleylpyruvate isomerase family mycothiol-dependent enzyme — protein MTELNADLARRAIVDHTRRLAESAAAAGPDAHVPTAPEWTITELVKHVGETQHWGAEIVERRITDPTQLPTEMAVFPADPGEWQAWLAESAQRVASAFSDEALEAPVFNAAGDERTGGRFWLTSQLNEAVVHGFDAENAAGRPADVDGDVAAALISNHLAMLTSPTWELLRSTSAHAIRGTGQTLQWVATDTTDGEGAWVVERKPDGATWQHGTQQADVTVTGPAGSLLLTLTRRLALTDEATKLSVEGDVDLAQHWLDNTGHDSD, from the coding sequence ATGACTGAGCTGAATGCGGACCTCGCCCGGCGCGCGATCGTCGATCACACCCGGCGGCTGGCGGAGTCGGCCGCCGCGGCCGGACCCGACGCGCACGTACCGACAGCCCCGGAGTGGACCATCACCGAACTCGTCAAGCACGTGGGCGAGACCCAGCACTGGGGCGCGGAGATCGTCGAGCGGCGCATCACCGACCCCACCCAGCTGCCCACCGAGATGGCCGTGTTCCCCGCCGACCCCGGCGAGTGGCAGGCGTGGCTGGCGGAGTCCGCGCAGCGGGTCGCGAGCGCGTTCTCCGACGAGGCGCTCGAAGCGCCTGTGTTCAACGCCGCGGGGGACGAACGGACCGGGGGCAGGTTCTGGCTGACCAGCCAGCTCAACGAGGCGGTCGTCCACGGCTTCGACGCGGAGAACGCGGCGGGTCGACCGGCTGACGTCGACGGCGACGTCGCCGCCGCGCTCATCAGCAACCACCTCGCGATGCTCACCTCGCCCACATGGGAGCTGCTGCGGTCCACGTCCGCCCACGCCATCCGGGGCACCGGGCAGACCCTGCAGTGGGTGGCCACCGACACCACGGACGGCGAGGGCGCCTGGGTCGTCGAACGGAAGCCGGACGGGGCGACGTGGCAGCACGGAACCCAGCAGGCCGACGTGACGGTGACCGGCCCGGCAGGGTCGCTGTTGCTGACCCTGACCCGACGACTCGCCCTCACCGACGAAGCCACCAAGCTCAGCGTCGAAGGCGACGTCGACCTCGCCCAGCACTGGCTCGACAACACCGGCCACGACAGCGACTGA